The following coding sequences are from one Paracoccus alcaliphilus window:
- a CDS encoding type I polyketide synthase: MARDDFEGTLPENAIAITGMAAHLPGAPDVATFWTNLRDGIESIRHLTVEELLANGESPARMRQPNFVPAASVLDGFERFDPEFFGLSLKEAAIMDPQHRQFLECAWEALENAGHMPENFGGPIGVFAGCGMGSYFYFNICSNPDLVRNTGMFLLRHTGNDKDFLSTRVSHIFDLKGPSLSIQTACSTSLVAVHQASQSLLNGECDMALAGGVTLELPHGRGYLFEEGEILSPDGHCHAFDHRAQGTVFGSGAGCVVLRRLEDAIADGDHIWAVVRGTAVNNDGAAKAGYLAPSVEGQARAVAEAHGVAGVSADTIGYVECHGTGTYLGDPIEVAALTQAFQETTQDSGFCGIGSVKTNIGHTDTAAGVASLIKVSLALHHGQIPPSLGYEAPNPAIDFDGSPFRVTDRLSDFPRLKGAPRRGGVNSLGVGGTNAHAVVEEAPKRAASGISDWPFQILVLSARNKPALDDASRNLAAHLRAHPEQDLADVAWTLKQGRRAFEHRRVLVATSHEDAAAKLEAGDRFSIFTHQALPERPELVFMFPGGGAQYAGMARDLYETEPVFREWMDKGLDHLAPQLDYDLRALWLPEPGAEPDAVERLKRPSVQLPLIMITEYALAQLWISWGVQPAALIGHSMGENAAACVAGVMSFEDCIGLVHLRGQLFDTIAPGGMLSVPLSADALQAYWADDLDMASVNAPDLCVVSGPQAALDALEARLAADEIEAQRIQIDIAAHSRMLEPILTRFGDYLRGITLSPPRLPVISNRTGQPLTADQATSPDYWVTHLRNSVLFADGIAHLAQHKCRVYLEVGPGRALASLAQANGVPGNQVLSSLRHPDHGVPDDEWFIATLGRLWSLGVDVDWTPIWGEARRNRVPLPTYPFQRGSYFIQPGRATAQPEEELIERVEGVENWGWQPHWRPRAADTDVEADELDRAEPRTWLVFADEAGLAARTITRLRGAGHRVIEVRAGDLYAQTSADSFTISPERGREDYDRLIHDLVATGLAPQRIAHFWLITAGETFRPGSSFFHRNQEQGFYSLMFLAQAMAEENLPRPIHLLAVSNGAVQVRDEALPYPDKATAVGPLRVMPRELPGVSCSALDVTLPEGRRNDAAWQALADRVIEEMLAEPANLSAALRGDRRYQLGWRKLPLSDASGALPQGAVCLLTGGFGGIGLTVGERLARDLGAKLVLIGRRPLPDRAQWDTLLRNAAPNDVTAARIRGVQRLEAAGAEVLCLTADVCNLQDMAAARDRAVSRFGRIDMVIHAAGVVDDAPILTKTLASVENVFAAKVHGTEVLGEVFPDGSVGRMVVFSSTSTAIAPAGQVDYVAANEFLNAWARSRAGGKTQVTAVNWGIWAEVGMAAEAFARPEPAPVTDVDAPMLDKATFDAEGNRVFTTGLTTRRWILDGHRTKDGQALIPGTGYLDLIAQGLRAHGESGPFEIRDLYFFRPLAVDDDTPREMRLTLSRNDEGYSVQIRSDVITDGRKGYELNAQGQVGFDAPASSAIDIDAISDRCGDSIESDPRGLRSPQEEHLNFGPRWRVLRRRAYGAGEGLAELALPDTFRAEPAQGWPIHPALMDLATGWAMGLIEGYAPDHLWVPVSYGSVLVHAPLTAEIRSWVRNAGENRADDPSARFDVTLTDPEGRVLIEISGFTIHRLDGALDFAASSVQRDVIFPDSKSENRQLSPAEERLQHNLSQGIRPEEGAEGFLRALATGRPQVAVSSMPLLTLIEQAGQGVDNIEERQGFERPQLDSDYVEPRNGVERTLVGFWQELLGVGQVGVEDSFFDLGGHSLIAVRLFAMIRKTWAVDFPISILFEAPTIAACAALIEDRIGPQDGDLSEVPKPKAPARRFTHLVPMHQGEGGPRRPFFLVAGMFGNVLNLRHLAQLLGGDRPFYGLQARGLFGEDQPHDNFPDTARDYIAELKQVQPHGPYLLGGFSGGGLIAWEMARQLESEGEEVALTVLLDTPLPMRPALTRQDKALIKLAELRRKGPGYLREWMQARADWKRQQRERADAAPEAAGQFHNTAIEAAFRAALPGYDMLKRDGRVVLVRPPLDRHWQVSGGRWVSAAKEYVFADNDLTRFAPALEVIEVPGDHDSMVLEPNVRVMAARLREVIAETEAGIGTPLAQAAE, encoded by the coding sequence ATGGCGCGTGATGATTTCGAGGGAACCCTGCCCGAAAACGCCATTGCGATCACCGGCATGGCGGCGCATCTGCCCGGCGCGCCGGATGTGGCGACATTCTGGACCAATCTGCGCGATGGCATCGAATCGATCCGGCATCTGACGGTCGAGGAACTGCTGGCCAATGGCGAAAGCCCCGCCCGGATGCGCCAGCCGAATTTCGTGCCCGCCGCCTCGGTCCTCGACGGGTTCGAGCGGTTCGACCCCGAGTTCTTCGGTCTCTCGCTGAAAGAGGCCGCGATCATGGACCCCCAGCACCGCCAGTTTCTGGAATGTGCATGGGAGGCGTTGGAAAATGCCGGGCATATGCCGGAAAATTTCGGCGGTCCCATTGGCGTTTTCGCCGGCTGCGGGATGGGCAGCTATTTCTATTTCAACATCTGCTCGAACCCGGATCTGGTGCGGAATACCGGGATGTTCCTGTTGCGCCATACCGGCAATGACAAGGATTTCCTGTCCACCCGCGTCAGCCATATTTTTGATCTGAAAGGCCCCAGCCTCTCGATCCAGACCGCGTGTTCGACCTCGCTGGTGGCGGTGCATCAGGCCAGCCAGTCGCTGCTGAACGGCGAATGCGACATGGCCCTTGCCGGTGGCGTGACGTTGGAGCTGCCGCACGGCCGGGGCTATCTGTTCGAGGAGGGCGAGATCCTGTCGCCCGACGGCCATTGCCACGCTTTCGACCATCGCGCGCAGGGCACGGTTTTCGGCTCGGGCGCGGGCTGCGTGGTGCTGCGACGGCTGGAGGATGCGATTGCCGACGGCGATCACATCTGGGCGGTGGTGCGCGGCACGGCGGTCAACAATGACGGCGCGGCCAAGGCGGGTTATCTGGCTCCTTCCGTCGAGGGGCAGGCCCGCGCCGTGGCCGAGGCGCATGGCGTCGCGGGTGTCTCTGCCGACACCATCGGTTATGTCGAATGTCACGGCACCGGCACCTATCTGGGCGACCCGATCGAGGTCGCCGCGCTGACGCAGGCCTTCCAGGAGACGACGCAAGACAGCGGCTTTTGCGGCATCGGCAGCGTCAAGACCAATATCGGCCATACCGATACGGCGGCGGGCGTGGCCAGCCTGATCAAGGTCAGCCTTGCGCTGCATCACGGCCAGATCCCGCCCTCATTGGGATATGAGGCGCCGAACCCCGCGATTGATTTCGACGGCTCGCCCTTCCGGGTGACCGACCGGCTGAGCGATTTTCCCCGCCTGAAGGGGGCGCCGCGCCGGGGCGGGGTCAACAGCCTGGGCGTCGGCGGCACCAATGCCCATGCCGTGGTCGAGGAAGCGCCCAAGCGCGCCGCGTCGGGGATCAGCGACTGGCCGTTCCAGATTCTGGTCCTGTCGGCGCGTAACAAACCGGCGCTGGATGATGCCAGCCGCAACCTGGCGGCCCATCTGCGCGCCCATCCCGAACAGGATCTGGCCGATGTGGCCTGGACGCTGAAACAGGGCCGCCGCGCCTTTGAACATCGCCGGGTGCTGGTGGCGACCAGCCACGAGGACGCCGCCGCGAAACTGGAGGCGGGCGACCGATTCAGCATCTTCACCCATCAGGCCTTGCCCGAGCGCCCGGAACTGGTCTTCATGTTCCCCGGTGGCGGCGCGCAATATGCGGGCATGGCACGCGATCTTTATGAGACCGAGCCGGTTTTTCGCGAATGGATGGACAAGGGGCTGGACCATCTGGCGCCCCAACTGGATTACGACCTGCGTGCGCTGTGGCTGCCCGAACCCGGCGCGGAACCCGATGCCGTCGAACGGTTGAAGCGCCCCTCGGTGCAACTGCCGCTGATCATGATTACCGAATATGCGCTGGCGCAGTTGTGGATCAGCTGGGGGGTGCAGCCTGCCGCGCTGATCGGGCATTCGATGGGCGAGAACGCCGCCGCCTGCGTCGCGGGCGTCATGTCCTTCGAGGATTGCATCGGGTTGGTGCATCTGCGCGGGCAGTTGTTCGACACCATCGCGCCGGGGGGAATGCTGTCGGTGCCGCTGTCGGCGGATGCGTTGCAGGCCTATTGGGCCGATGATCTGGACATGGCCTCGGTCAATGCGCCGGACCTTTGTGTCGTATCCGGCCCGCAGGCGGCGCTGGACGCGCTGGAGGCGCGGCTGGCGGCGGATGAGATCGAGGCGCAGCGCATCCAGATCGACATCGCCGCCCACAGCCGCATGCTGGAGCCGATCCTGACCCGTTTCGGCGACTATCTGCGCGGGATCACGCTGTCGCCGCCGCGCCTGCCGGTGATCTCGAACCGCACCGGCCAGCCGCTGACGGCGGATCAGGCGACCAGCCCCGATTACTGGGTCACCCATCTGCGCAATTCGGTGCTGTTCGCGGATGGCATCGCCCATCTTGCCCAGCACAAATGCCGGGTCTATCTGGAGGTCGGGCCGGGCCGGGCGCTGGCCTCTCTGGCGCAGGCGAACGGGGTGCCGGGCAATCAGGTGCTGTCATCGCTGCGCCATCCCGACCACGGGGTGCCCGACGACGAATGGTTCATCGCCACGCTGGGGCGGCTGTGGTCGCTTGGCGTCGATGTGGACTGGACCCCGATCTGGGGCGAGGCACGGCGCAACCGCGTGCCGCTGCCGACCTATCCCTTCCAGCGCGGCAGCTATTTCATCCAGCCGGGCCGCGCCACTGCACAGCCCGAGGAAGAGCTGATCGAGCGGGTCGAGGGCGTCGAGAACTGGGGCTGGCAGCCGCATTGGCGCCCCCGCGCCGCCGATACCGATGTCGAGGCCGATGAATTGGACCGGGCCGAGCCGCGCACATGGCTGGTCTTTGCCGACGAGGCCGGGCTGGCCGCGCGCACCATCACCCGGCTGCGGGGTGCGGGCCATCGCGTGATCGAGGTCCGGGCGGGCGATCTTTATGCGCAGACTTCTGCGGACAGTTTCACGATCTCGCCCGAGCGGGGGCGCGAGGATTACGACCGGCTGATCCACGACCTTGTCGCCACCGGTCTGGCGCCGCAGCGGATCGCGCATTTCTGGCTGATCACGGCGGGCGAGACCTTCCGCCCCGGTTCCAGCTTTTTTCACCGTAATCAGGAACAGGGCTTCTATAGCCTGATGTTCCTTGCGCAGGCCATGGCCGAGGAGAACCTGCCGCGTCCGATCCATCTGCTGGCGGTCTCAAACGGCGCGGTGCAGGTGCGGGATGAGGCGCTGCCCTATCCCGACAAGGCGACGGCCGTCGGGCCGCTGCGGGTGATGCCGCGCGAATTGCCGGGCGTGAGCTGTTCGGCGCTGGATGTGACCCTGCCCGAAGGCCGCCGCAATGACGCGGCATGGCAGGCGCTGGCCGATCGCGTGATCGAGGAAATGCTGGCCGAACCAGCCAACCTTTCCGCCGCTTTGCGCGGGGATCGCCGCTATCAGCTGGGCTGGCGGAAATTGCCGCTGAGCGATGCGTCGGGGGCGCTGCCGCAAGGTGCGGTCTGCCTGCTGACCGGCGGTTTCGGTGGAATCGGGCTGACCGTTGGCGAGCGCCTGGCCCGCGATCTGGGCGCGAAACTGGTGCTGATCGGCCGCCGCCCGCTGCCTGACCGGGCACAATGGGACACGCTGCTGCGCAATGCCGCGCCGAATGATGTGACCGCCGCCCGCATCCGCGGTGTGCAGCGGCTGGAGGCGGCGGGGGCCGAGGTTCTGTGCCTGACCGCCGATGTCTGCAACCTTCAGGACATGGCCGCCGCCCGCGATCGGGCCGTCAGCCGCTTTGGCCGCATCGACATGGTGATCCATGCGGCGGGCGTGGTCGATGATGCGCCGATCCTGACCAAGACCCTTGCCAGCGTCGAAAACGTCTTTGCCGCCAAGGTCCACGGCACCGAAGTTCTGGGCGAGGTTTTCCCCGACGGCTCGGTCGGGCGGATGGTGGTGTTCAGCTCGACCTCGACCGCGATCGCGCCCGCCGGGCAGGTGGATTACGTCGCCGCCAATGAATTCCTGAACGCATGGGCCAGATCGCGCGCGGGTGGGAAAACGCAGGTGACGGCGGTGAACTGGGGCATCTGGGCCGAGGTCGGTATGGCCGCCGAAGCCTTCGCCCGACCCGAACCCGCGCCCGTCACCGATGTCGATGCCCCCATGCTGGACAAGGCGACATTCGATGCCGAGGGCAACCGCGTCTTTACCACCGGCCTGACGACACGGCGCTGGATTCTGGATGGCCACCGCACGAAGGACGGGCAGGCGCTGATCCCCGGCACCGGCTATCTGGATCTGATCGCACAGGGTCTGCGGGCGCATGGCGAAAGCGGTCCGTTCGAGATCCGCGACCTCTATTTCTTCCGTCCGCTGGCCGTCGATGACGATACCCCGCGAGAAATGCGCCTGACGCTGAGCCGCAACGATGAAGGCTACAGCGTCCAGATCCGCAGCGATGTGATCACAGACGGCCGCAAGGGATACGAGTTGAACGCGCAGGGGCAGGTCGGTTTTGATGCTCCCGCATCTTCGGCGATTGATATTGACGCGATTTCAGATCGTTGCGGCGATAGTATCGAAAGCGACCCGCGCGGGTTGCGCAGCCCGCAAGAGGAGCATCTGAATTTCGGACCGCGCTGGCGGGTCCTGCGCCGTCGCGCCTATGGGGCGGGCGAAGGGCTGGCCGAACTGGCGCTGCCCGACACATTTCGCGCGGAACCTGCGCAGGGCTGGCCCATTCACCCGGCGCTGATGGATCTGGCGACGGGCTGGGCGATGGGGCTGATCGAGGGCTATGCGCCAGATCATCTCTGGGTGCCGGTCAGCTATGGCTCGGTTTTGGTCCATGCACCGCTGACCGCCGAAATCCGTAGTTGGGTGCGCAATGCGGGCGAGAACCGGGCCGATGATCCTTCGGCGCGTTTCGATGTGACACTGACCGATCCCGAGGGTCGCGTGCTGATCGAAATTTCTGGCTTTACCATTCATCGCCTTGATGGTGCGCTTGATTTTGCCGCTTCCTCGGTCCAGCGCGACGTGATTTTTCCCGACTCGAAGTCGGAAAACCGCCAATTGTCCCCGGCCGAGGAACGGCTTCAGCACAACCTGTCCCAGGGCATCCGTCCCGAGGAAGGCGCCGAGGGCTTTCTGCGCGCGCTTGCCACCGGCAGGCCGCAGGTGGCGGTCAGTTCCATGCCGCTTCTGACGCTGATCGAGCAGGCCGGGCAGGGTGTTGATAATATCGAAGAGCGTCAGGGCTTCGAGCGCCCGCAACTGGACAGCGACTATGTCGAGCCCCGCAACGGGGTCGAGCGCACGCTGGTCGGGTTCTGGCAGGAATTGCTGGGCGTGGGGCAGGTCGGCGTCGAGGACAGCTTCTTCGATCTGGGCGGCCATTCGCTGATCGCCGTACGGCTGTTCGCGATGATCCGCAAGACCTGGGCGGTGGACTTCCCGATCTCGATCCTGTTCGAGGCGCCGACCATCGCCGCCTGCGCCGCGCTGATCGAGGACCGCATCGGCCCGCAGGATGGTGATCTGTCCGAGGTCCCGAAGCCGAAAGCGCCCGCCCGCCGCTTCACCCATCTGGTGCCCATGCATCAGGGCGAGGGCGGACCGCGCCGCCCCTTCTTCCTTGTCGCGGGGATGTTCGGAAATGTGCTGAACCTGCGCCATCTTGCGCAGCTGCTGGGCGGCGACCGTCCCTTCTATGGATTGCAGGCACGCGGGCTGTTCGGAGAAGATCAGCCGCACGATAATTTCCCTGATACCGCAAGAGATTACATCGCAGAATTGAAGCAGGTTCAACCACATGGACCCTATCTTCTGGGCGGGTTTTCGGGTGGCGGGCTGATCGCTTGGGAAATGGCCCGGCAGCTGGAATCCGAGGGCGAGGAGGTCGCGCTGACCGTGCTGCTGGACACGCCGCTGCCGATGCGCCCGGCGCTGACGCGGCAGGATAAGGCGCTGATCAAGCTGGCCGAGTTGCGTCGCAAGGGGCCGGGTTATCTGCGCGAATGGATGCAGGCGCGCGCCGATTGGAAGCGCCAGCAGCGCGAACGTGCCGATGCCGCGCCCGAGGCCGCGGGCCAGTTCCACAATACCGCCATCGAGGCCGCATTCCGCGCCGCGCTGCCGGGTTACGATATGCTGAAACGCGACGGCCGGGTGGTGCTGGTGCGGCCGCCTCTGGACCGGCACTGGCAGGTTTCTGGCGGGCGCTGGGTCAGCGCGGCCAAGGAATATGTCTTTGCCGACAATGACCTGACCCGTTTCGCGCCCGCGCTGGAGGTGATCGAGGTGCCGGGGGATCACGACAGTATGGTGCTGGAACCCAATGTGCGGGTGATGGCGGCGCGGCTGCGCGAGGTCATCGCAGAGACCGAGGCGGGGATCGGCACCCCCTTGGCGCAGGCGGCGGAGTAG
- a CDS encoding glycosyltransferase family 2 protein, giving the protein MATVLTVILNWRTPEMTLRSAEAALTAMQGIEGAITIVDNDSGDGSEEMLRAEVAARGWDRVRVIQSGHNGGFGAGNNVGIRAGLPDGGRPDFVYLLNSDAFPASDAIRILRDYLEADPGLGMAGSFIHGEDGDPHVTCFRFPSVASEFEGGAQTGPITRLLRRHVVPQVIPSQPAAMDWVAGASLMMRQDMLDRIGLFDEGYFLYFEETDLCLRAARGGWRVLYIPQSRVAHIGSVSTGMKGWGRTPTYWFDSRWRYFRKNYGVLTACLATLAVLAGLSVNRLRAAIGNAPRNGGPHHLRDLIRHDLRALLRGIDTRHQPIASPSVSPRTT; this is encoded by the coding sequence ATGGCAACGGTTCTGACGGTCATCCTGAACTGGCGCACGCCGGAAATGACCCTGCGCTCGGCCGAGGCGGCGCTGACCGCCATGCAGGGGATCGAGGGTGCGATTACCATCGTCGATAACGACAGCGGCGACGGCTCCGAGGAAATGCTGCGGGCGGAAGTGGCTGCGCGCGGCTGGGATCGGGTGCGGGTGATCCAGTCGGGGCATAATGGCGGCTTCGGCGCGGGCAACAATGTCGGTATCCGCGCGGGCCTGCCAGATGGCGGGCGGCCCGATTTCGTCTATCTGCTGAACTCGGACGCCTTTCCCGCCTCCGACGCGATCCGCATCCTGCGCGATTATCTTGAGGCCGATCCGGGTCTGGGCATGGCGGGCAGCTTTATCCACGGCGAGGACGGCGACCCGCATGTGACCTGCTTCCGCTTTCCGTCCGTCGCCTCGGAATTCGAGGGCGGCGCCCAGACCGGTCCGATCACGCGGCTGTTACGGCGCCATGTCGTCCCGCAGGTGATCCCTTCGCAGCCTGCCGCGATGGATTGGGTCGCCGGGGCCAGCCTGATGATGCGGCAGGATATGCTGGACCGGATCGGGTTGTTCGACGAAGGCTATTTTCTTTATTTCGAGGAAACCGATCTGTGCCTGCGCGCCGCGCGCGGCGGCTGGCGGGTGCTGTATATCCCGCAAAGCCGGGTCGCGCATATCGGTTCGGTCTCGACCGGCATGAAGGGCTGGGGGCGGACTCCGACATATTGGTTCGATAGCCGCTGGCGTTATTTCCGCAAGAATTACGGGGTGTTGACCGCCTGTCTTGCGACATTGGCGGTGCTGGCGGGACTGTCCGTCAACCGCTTGCGCGCCGCCATCGGCAATGCCCCCCGCAACGGCGGGCCGCATCACCTGCGCGATCTGATCCGCCATGATCTCCGCGCCCTGTTGCGCGGCATCGACACCCGACATCAGCCCATAGCCTCCCCCTCTGTCAGCCCGAGGACGACATGA